A window from Thiohalomonas denitrificans encodes these proteins:
- a CDS encoding prepilin peptidase, protein MGEIATYFTAYPALFAGAVFILGLAVGSFLNVVIYRLPVMMERAWKQHCQELVGETGAPADSEPFNLARPASRCPHCGHSIGPLENIPLFSYLFQKGRCRHCQGPISARYPAVELTTAILSAVTAWHFGFGWQAGFALLLTWGLVALTFIDLDHQLLPDDITLPLLWLGLLLSLAGVFVPPTTAIIGAAAGYLSLWSVYQLFRLATGKEGMGYGDFKLLGLLGAWLGWQSLPVIIILSSVVGAAVGIGLILFRGHERGTPIPFGPYLAAAGWLALLWGEDLTRAYLRFAI, encoded by the coding sequence ATGGGAGAAATTGCCACCTATTTCACGGCTTATCCGGCGCTGTTTGCCGGTGCCGTTTTCATCCTGGGCCTTGCCGTCGGCAGCTTCCTCAACGTGGTCATCTATCGTCTGCCGGTGATGATGGAGCGTGCCTGGAAGCAGCACTGCCAGGAACTGGTCGGTGAGACCGGGGCCCCAGCCGATTCGGAGCCTTTCAATCTGGCACGGCCGGCGTCCCGCTGTCCCCACTGCGGGCACAGCATCGGCCCCCTGGAGAATATTCCGCTTTTCAGTTACCTGTTTCAGAAAGGGCGGTGCAGGCATTGCCAGGGCCCAATTTCCGCGCGCTATCCCGCGGTTGAGCTCACTACCGCCATCCTCAGCGCAGTGACCGCCTGGCATTTCGGCTTCGGCTGGCAGGCGGGCTTCGCCCTTCTGCTGACCTGGGGGCTGGTCGCACTGACCTTTATCGATCTCGACCATCAGTTGCTGCCCGACGATATCACGCTGCCGCTGCTGTGGCTGGGGCTGCTGCTGAGCCTGGCGGGGGTCTTCGTTCCACCGACGACGGCGATCATCGGTGCGGCGGCCGGCTACCTTTCGCTCTGGAGCGTCTACCAGTTGTTCCGCCTGGCGACCGGCAAAGAGGGAATGGGTTACGGCGACTTCAAGCTGCTGGGCCTGCTCGGTGCCTGGCTAGGGTGGCAATCCCTGCCGGTGATCATCATCCTCTCTTCGGTAGTCGGTGCGGCAGTCGGGATCGGTCTTATCCTGTTCCGGGGTCACGAACGCGGCACACCGATCCCCTTCGGTCCCTATCTGGCGGCTGCGGGCTGGCTGGCCCTGCTGTGGGGCGAAGACCTGACCCGTGCCTACCTGCGTTTCGCGATCTGA
- the argJ gene encoding bifunctional glutamate N-acetyltransferase/amino-acid acetyltransferase ArgJ: MAVGYQGLPKLHPVGGVRLGTTAAGIKKPGRPDLVLIELARGATASAVFTRNAFCAAPVILAREHLSAREPSYLLVNTGNANAGTGRQGLVDAQTCCEAVASRGGCEAADVLPFSTGVIGEPLPVATLTQGIPAAFSALVAEGWANAADGILTTDTVPKGSSRQVEIGGRPVTITGISKGAGMIRPDMATMLAFIATDAVVERDVLDGLLKRAAGLSFNRISVDGDTSTNDACVLMATGASGVKPEPGSDDFETLETAVTAVCRELAQLIVRDGEGATKFIAIKVVKGRDQKECTDVAYTIAHSPLVKTAFFASDPNWGRILAAVGRAGVPDLNLQAVTIHLNEVCIVSDGGRAADYEEARGQLVMDQEEITIRVDLSRGSAEATVWTCDFSYDYVRINAEYRT; this comes from the coding sequence ATGGCTGTCGGTTACCAAGGGCTGCCGAAGCTGCATCCGGTGGGGGGCGTGCGCCTCGGTACAACCGCTGCGGGCATCAAGAAACCCGGCCGCCCGGATCTGGTCCTGATTGAATTGGCTCGCGGCGCTACGGCGTCAGCGGTGTTCACCCGCAACGCCTTCTGCGCGGCACCGGTCATCCTTGCCCGCGAGCACCTGTCGGCCCGCGAACCCTCCTACCTTCTGGTGAATACCGGCAACGCCAATGCCGGCACCGGAAGGCAGGGCCTTGTCGACGCGCAGACCTGCTGTGAAGCGGTTGCCTCCCGTGGGGGCTGCGAAGCCGCTGACGTCCTGCCGTTCTCGACTGGCGTGATCGGCGAACCGCTGCCGGTCGCGACCCTCACCCAAGGCATTCCCGCTGCCTTTTCCGCTCTCGTGGCAGAGGGTTGGGCGAACGCCGCCGATGGCATTCTCACCACCGACACGGTCCCGAAAGGGTCTTCCCGGCAGGTCGAGATCGGCGGTCGACCCGTGACCATCACCGGGATCTCCAAGGGCGCCGGGATGATTCGGCCGGACATGGCGACCATGCTGGCTTTCATCGCCACCGATGCGGTCGTTGAGCGGGACGTTCTCGATGGCCTGCTGAAGCGGGCCGCCGGCCTCTCCTTCAATCGCATCAGTGTCGATGGGGACACCTCGACCAACGACGCCTGTGTGCTGATGGCCACCGGCGCCAGCGGTGTGAAACCCGAACCGGGAAGCGACGATTTCGAGACCCTCGAGACGGCGGTGACCGCGGTCTGCCGGGAACTGGCGCAGCTCATCGTGCGCGATGGCGAGGGCGCCACCAAGTTTATCGCCATCAAGGTGGTGAAGGGTCGCGACCAGAAAGAGTGCACGGATGTGGCCTATACCATCGCCCACTCACCACTGGTGAAAACCGCTTTCTTCGCCTCGGACCCGAACTGGGGCCGGATCCTCGCTGCCGTCGGCCGGGCCGGAGTCCCGGACCTGAACCTGCAGGCCGTCACCATTCACCTGAATGAGGTCTGTATCGTCAGCGATGGGGGCCGGGCAGCGGATTACGAAGAAGCTAGGGGCCAGCTGGTCATGGATCAGGAGGAGATTACCATTCGCGTCGATCTCTCCCGCGGCTCGGCCGAGGCGACGGTCTGGACCTGCGATTTCTCCTATGACTATGTCCGTATCAACGCCGAATACCGAACCTGA
- the secA gene encoding preprotein translocase subunit SecA yields the protein MVTNMLSKIFGSRNERLLKRLRKDVARINGLEAELEALSDEALQGKTPEFRRRLDEGASLDDLLPEAFAVVREGAKRVLGMRHYDVQLIGGMVLHLGKIAEMKTGEGKTLVATLAAYLNALPGKGVHVITVNDYLARRDAAWMGGLYGFLGLETGVVVPGMDHESKRHAYFADITYGTNNEYGFDYLRDNMAFKPEERVQRERPFAIVDEVDSILIDEARTPLIISGQVENSSELYHRMNQLVPELTRQEEEEGPGDYSLDEKARQVHLTEQGHEHVEVMLTEAGLLEEGETLYDAANIGLMHHLNAALRAHVLFQKDVHYLVKDNQVVIVDEFTGRTMAGRRWSDGLHQAVEAKEGVPVQSENQTLASITFQNYFRLYDKLSGMTGTADTEAYEFQQIYGLEVAVIPTHHPLIRKDMGDLIYLTQQEKFDAVIEDIKDCHQRQQPVLVGTTSIEVSEYLSQLLNKAKIRHEVLNAKQHEREAEIVIAAGMPGAVTIATNMAGRGTDIVLGGNLSAELDALSDEATEEQKARVREDWQRRNQSVLEAGGLHIIGTERHESRRIDNQLRGRSGRQGDPGSTRFYLSLEDNLMRIFASDRVAGIMQKLGMEEGEAIEHPWVSRAIENAQRKVEGHNFDIRKQLLEYDDVANDQRKVIYEQRNDLMAQDDISESIETLREDVLNEVIDGFIPPQSIEEQWDVSGLEEALENEFGLKLPIRQWLDEDDDLHEENLRRRILEEMIARYKEKEELAGSTVLRHFEKAVMLQVLDTHWKEHLAAMDYLRQGIHLRGYAQKNPKQEYKREAFTLFDEMLGRIKRETIGVLSKVQVKAEEDVAAVEEQRRAAAKMEFQHAEAPAMADTGASEPRDTEEEHRPFVREGRKVGRNEPCPCGSGKKYKQCHGQLS from the coding sequence ATGGTCACCAACATGTTGAGCAAGATTTTCGGCAGCCGAAACGAGCGGCTGCTCAAGCGCCTGCGCAAGGATGTCGCGCGCATCAATGGCCTGGAAGCGGAACTCGAGGCGCTCTCTGACGAGGCACTTCAGGGTAAGACGCCCGAGTTCCGGCGGCGCCTCGATGAGGGAGCCAGTCTCGACGATCTGCTGCCGGAGGCCTTCGCGGTGGTGCGTGAGGGGGCCAAGCGGGTCCTCGGCATGCGCCACTACGATGTGCAGCTGATTGGCGGCATGGTGCTGCACCTCGGCAAGATCGCCGAGATGAAGACCGGCGAGGGCAAGACCCTGGTCGCAACACTCGCCGCCTATCTCAATGCGCTGCCCGGAAAGGGCGTACACGTGATCACCGTGAACGATTACCTGGCCCGACGTGATGCCGCCTGGATGGGCGGCCTTTACGGCTTCCTGGGTCTGGAGACCGGGGTGGTGGTGCCGGGCATGGACCACGAGTCCAAGCGCCACGCCTATTTTGCCGATATCACCTATGGCACCAACAATGAATACGGCTTCGACTACCTGCGCGACAACATGGCCTTCAAGCCGGAAGAGCGGGTTCAGCGGGAGCGTCCCTTCGCCATTGTCGACGAGGTCGACTCGATCCTTATCGATGAGGCGCGCACACCCCTGATTATTTCGGGGCAGGTCGAGAACAGCTCTGAACTCTACCATCGCATGAACCAGTTGGTCCCCGAACTGACACGACAGGAAGAGGAAGAGGGGCCGGGCGACTACAGCCTCGACGAAAAGGCGCGCCAGGTTCATCTGACTGAGCAAGGGCACGAACACGTCGAGGTGATGCTCACCGAGGCGGGATTACTGGAGGAGGGTGAAACCCTCTATGACGCGGCCAACATCGGGCTGATGCATCATCTCAATGCCGCCCTGCGCGCCCACGTCCTGTTCCAGAAAGATGTTCACTATCTGGTGAAGGACAACCAGGTGGTGATCGTCGACGAGTTCACCGGCCGGACTATGGCCGGACGGCGCTGGTCTGATGGCCTGCATCAGGCGGTCGAGGCCAAAGAGGGAGTCCCGGTACAGAGTGAAAACCAGACCCTCGCGTCGATCACCTTCCAGAACTACTTCCGACTCTACGACAAGCTGTCTGGCATGACCGGTACGGCCGACACGGAAGCCTACGAGTTCCAGCAGATCTACGGCCTCGAGGTGGCGGTGATCCCCACCCACCATCCGCTGATCCGCAAGGACATGGGTGACCTGATCTACCTCACCCAGCAGGAGAAGTTCGACGCCGTCATCGAGGACATCAAGGACTGCCACCAGCGTCAGCAGCCGGTTCTGGTGGGTACCACCTCCATCGAGGTCTCGGAGTACCTGTCGCAGCTCCTGAACAAGGCAAAGATTCGGCACGAGGTGCTGAACGCCAAGCAGCATGAGCGCGAGGCGGAGATCGTCATTGCCGCCGGTATGCCCGGCGCGGTTACCATTGCCACCAACATGGCGGGTCGCGGTACCGATATCGTCCTGGGTGGTAATCTCAGCGCTGAACTGGATGCGTTAAGTGACGAGGCAACGGAAGAGCAGAAGGCCCGGGTGCGCGAGGATTGGCAAAGGCGCAATCAGTCCGTGCTGGAGGCCGGAGGCCTCCATATCATTGGTACGGAGCGCCACGAATCGCGGCGTATCGACAACCAGCTGCGTGGCCGTTCCGGGCGTCAGGGCGATCCGGGTTCAACCCGCTTCTATCTCTCGCTCGAAGACAATCTGATGCGGATCTTCGCCTCTGACCGGGTGGCGGGGATCATGCAGAAGCTCGGCATGGAGGAGGGCGAGGCCATCGAGCACCCCTGGGTCTCGCGCGCCATCGAGAATGCCCAGCGTAAAGTGGAAGGCCATAACTTCGATATCCGCAAGCAGCTGCTGGAATACGATGATGTGGCCAACGATCAGCGTAAGGTCATCTATGAGCAGCGCAACGATCTCATGGCGCAGGATGATATCTCCGAGTCCATCGAAACCCTTCGGGAAGACGTGCTCAACGAGGTCATCGACGGCTTCATCCCGCCGCAGAGTATTGAGGAGCAGTGGGACGTTTCGGGCCTGGAGGAGGCGCTGGAGAACGAGTTCGGGCTGAAATTGCCCATCCGCCAGTGGCTGGATGAAGATGACGACCTGCATGAAGAGAACCTGCGCCGGCGCATCCTTGAAGAGATGATCGCCCGTTACAAGGAGAAGGAGGAGCTGGCGGGTAGCACGGTACTGCGCCACTTCGAAAAAGCGGTCATGCTGCAAGTGCTCGATACCCACTGGAAAGAGCACCTGGCGGCAATGGATTACCTGCGCCAGGGTATTCACCTGCGTGGCTATGCCCAGAAAAATCCCAAGCAGGAGTACAAGCGCGAGGCCTTCACGCTGTTCGACGAAATGCTCGGGCGCATCAAGCGGGAAACGATCGGCGTACTCTCCAAGGTTCAGGTGAAAGCCGAGGAGGATGTGGCGGCCGTCGAGGAGCAGCGACGTGCGGCTGCCAAGATGGAGTTCCAGCATGCCGAGGCCCCCGCCATGGCCGACACCGGCGCTTCCGAGCCGCGCGATACCGAAGAGGAGCACCGCCCCTTCGTTCGTGAAGGCCGGAAGGTCGGGCGCAATGAACCCTGTCCGTGCGGCTCCGGCAAGAAATACAAACAGTGCCACGGGCAGTTGAGTTAG
- a CDS encoding DNA gyrase inhibitor YacG, with the protein MTQTVHCPTCGRPVRWEPEQKWRPFCSERCKLIDLGAWSDEDHRIPGEPVDPWEITDRPPDSGSH; encoded by the coding sequence ATGACCCAAACCGTTCATTGCCCGACCTGCGGCCGTCCCGTGCGCTGGGAGCCGGAACAGAAGTGGCGGCCGTTCTGCTCGGAACGTTGCAAGCTGATCGATCTCGGCGCCTGGTCCGACGAGGATCACCGCATTCCCGGCGAGCCGGTCGACCCCTGGGAGATCACCGATCGGCCACCCGATTCGGGTTCCCACTAA
- the coaE gene encoding dephospho-CoA kinase (Dephospho-CoA kinase (CoaE) performs the final step in coenzyme A biosynthesis.) produces the protein MLRVGLTGGIGCGKSTVARIFADAGVPVIDTDIIAHELVAPGSPLLTKVVRTFGKDLLHCDGSLDRSRLREQVFADPDKRGQLESLLHPAIRDEMIRRAESVQKSYAILVIPLLVEKGWQGLVDRVLVVDCPPSLQLQRTISRDDTDERQARAILASQASREERLAVADDVIPNSGTLDKLRQQVHDLHRFYLRLAGN, from the coding sequence ATGCTGCGGGTGGGACTGACGGGGGGAATCGGCTGCGGCAAGTCTACAGTGGCCCGCATCTTTGCCGATGCCGGTGTTCCCGTCATCGACACGGACATTATCGCCCACGAGCTGGTGGCGCCGGGCTCTCCCCTGCTCACCAAAGTAGTCAGGACTTTCGGAAAGGATCTCCTCCACTGCGACGGCTCACTGGACCGGAGCCGTCTGCGCGAGCAGGTGTTTGCGGATCCGGATAAACGGGGGCAACTGGAATCGCTGCTTCACCCCGCGATTCGCGACGAGATGATTCGTCGGGCCGAAAGCGTGCAGAAGTCCTATGCGATCCTGGTGATCCCGCTTCTGGTGGAGAAAGGCTGGCAGGGACTGGTCGATCGGGTTCTGGTGGTGGATTGTCCGCCATCGCTCCAGCTCCAGCGCACCATCTCCAGGGATGACACGGATGAGAGGCAGGCGCGTGCGATCCTGGCCAGCCAGGCATCCCGCGAAGAACGACTTGCCGTCGCGGACGATGTAATCCCGAACAGTGGGACGCTGGACAAACTCCGCCAGCAGGTCCACGATCTGCATCGTTTCTACCTGCGACTTGCCGGAAATTAA
- the zapD gene encoding cell division protein ZapD, with the protein MHNAITYEHPVNEKVRNLLRLEHLFKQVSHFLRGQSPWDSRTTIVTFMEILDVFGRGDLKTELMKEMERATVNLEPHLEHPDVDHARLGNILRALERLRGNLNSYPGPLGQELRDSEFLNSIRQRTTIPGGACDFDLPGYHYWLEQPAEVRHRDLERWSANLDAVRQPVELLLKLIRNSADFHPRTAERGAYGQSLSASLPYQLIRIRVPVEQPHFPEVSGGKHRFTIRFMQPGEGRPVQVHEYIDFQLSCCSL; encoded by the coding sequence GTGCATAACGCCATTACCTACGAACATCCGGTCAACGAGAAGGTCCGCAATCTGCTGCGACTCGAGCACCTGTTCAAACAGGTGAGTCACTTCCTGCGCGGCCAGTCACCCTGGGACAGCCGTACAACCATCGTGACCTTCATGGAGATCCTCGACGTATTTGGCCGCGGTGACCTGAAGACGGAATTGATGAAAGAGATGGAACGGGCCACCGTCAACCTGGAGCCCCATCTGGAGCACCCGGATGTGGACCATGCGCGGCTAGGCAATATCCTGCGGGCGCTTGAGCGACTGCGCGGAAACCTCAACAGCTATCCGGGTCCGCTCGGGCAGGAACTGCGCGACAGTGAATTCCTGAATAGCATTCGTCAGCGCACCACCATTCCGGGAGGCGCGTGCGATTTCGACCTGCCCGGATACCACTACTGGCTGGAACAGCCCGCCGAAGTCCGTCACCGGGACCTCGAGCGCTGGTCCGCCAATCTCGATGCCGTACGCCAGCCGGTGGAGCTGTTGCTGAAGCTGATCCGCAACAGCGCCGACTTCCACCCCAGAACCGCTGAACGCGGGGCATACGGGCAGTCGCTCAGCGCTAGTCTGCCCTATCAGCTGATCCGCATTCGCGTTCCCGTAGAACAGCCCCATTTTCCCGAGGTCAGCGGTGGAAAACATCGGTTCACGATCCGTTTCATGCAACCCGGCGAGGGCCGACCGGTCCAAGTTCATGAGTATATCGATTTCCAACTGAGTTGCTGCAGCCTATGA
- a CDS encoding DUF721 domain-containing protein: protein MFRLRILKSLLSGGLGQTIDRARALIRLEQQVVDCLETKLAGHCRVANLKDGILVLQVDSPAWAGRLRQQAPKLPAQLRETGGDLASVRHVRVTVRPVEHRSVPLRHTAQLSAKSAEGIEAAAETIDDEALSAALKRLARHGRPSGRS, encoded by the coding sequence GTGTTTCGACTTCGAATTCTCAAATCACTGCTTTCCGGCGGCCTGGGCCAAACGATTGATCGTGCCAGGGCGCTGATTCGACTGGAACAACAGGTAGTCGACTGTCTGGAGACAAAGCTGGCCGGCCACTGCCGGGTCGCCAATCTCAAGGACGGTATTCTGGTCCTCCAGGTGGACTCCCCCGCGTGGGCGGGCCGCCTCCGCCAGCAAGCCCCCAAACTGCCCGCCCAACTGCGGGAAACCGGAGGAGATCTGGCGTCCGTCAGACACGTCCGCGTGACGGTACGTCCCGTTGAGCACCGAAGCGTTCCCTTACGACATACAGCCCAGCTTTCAGCCAAAAGCGCCGAAGGCATCGAAGCAGCGGCTGAAACCATCGACGACGAGGCCCTCAGCGCCGCACTCAAACGGCTGGCCAGGCACGGCCGCCCATCCGGTCGCAGCTGA
- a CDS encoding Nudix family hydrolase: MQTPDYSRFLHVAAAVICDQAGRILIARRAEHRHQGGLWEFPGGKIEPGEAVGSALQRELDEELGVTITDARPLIRIPHDYGDRQVLLDVWRVDGFEGVAHGREGQPVAWVCPEALSQYAFPAANRPIVTAAQLPDLGLITPDPGRPAEWGAFLRKLESRLNGGIRLVQLRAKALQPSAFRALSEQVAALCHRFGAHLLLNGPVESAEAIPHAGVHLNGARLRELTERPLGPEGWVSAACHDLEELERALSIGVDFVFVSPVLPTASHPGAPTLGWEGLRVLCKASRVPVYALGGLGPADRQRAWQSGAQGIAAIRALWNPIR, translated from the coding sequence ATGCAAACCCCTGATTACTCCCGTTTCCTTCATGTCGCCGCAGCGGTCATTTGTGACCAGGCGGGCCGCATCCTGATCGCCCGCCGGGCCGAGCATCGCCATCAGGGGGGACTGTGGGAATTCCCGGGCGGCAAGATCGAGCCCGGTGAAGCCGTGGGGAGCGCCCTGCAGCGGGAGCTGGATGAGGAACTGGGTGTTACCATAACCGACGCCCGCCCGCTCATTCGAATCCCCCACGATTATGGCGACAGACAGGTCCTGCTGGACGTCTGGCGGGTCGATGGCTTCGAGGGGGTGGCCCACGGGCGGGAAGGTCAGCCGGTTGCCTGGGTGTGTCCGGAGGCGTTGAGCCAATATGCATTCCCGGCGGCGAATCGACCGATTGTCACCGCGGCACAGCTGCCCGATTTGGGACTGATCACGCCGGACCCTGGCCGCCCGGCGGAATGGGGGGCGTTCCTCCGGAAGTTGGAGAGCCGCTTGAATGGCGGGATTCGCCTAGTTCAGCTGCGGGCCAAAGCGTTACAGCCGAGCGCCTTTCGGGCACTTTCGGAACAGGTCGCCGCTCTATGCCACCGATTTGGCGCTCACCTGCTCCTCAACGGTCCGGTGGAGTCCGCTGAAGCCATTCCTCACGCCGGTGTGCACCTGAACGGGGCCAGGCTGCGAGAGCTCACGGAGCGGCCTCTGGGACCGGAAGGTTGGGTATCCGCTGCCTGTCACGACCTGGAGGAGCTGGAGCGGGCGCTCTCGATCGGGGTGGACTTCGTGTTCGTGTCGCCGGTCCTCCCAACGGCGAGTCATCCCGGGGCGCCAACCCTCGGTTGGGAGGGCCTCAGGGTCCTCTGCAAGGCGAGCCGTGTGCCCGTCTATGCACTGGGGGGACTCGGACCGGCCGATCGCCAGCGTGCCTGGCAGTCCGGCGCACAGGGCATTGCCGCCATTCGGGCGCTCTGGAATCCCATCCGTTGA
- a CDS encoding M23 family metallopeptidase, with translation MNILLVSKQSGRSKCLELGGHAFLALVVFAVALPVTGLYAGYRLGTEHGTSQILAQGLEQEIAEQRAQVAEASRTAEENLNALTLRLGQMQAHVIRLDALGQRLTRIGGLDNGEFDFSSLPAQGGPEGDFEQTALSVPDFMSQLDELSQQLESRDRQLTVLETLLMNRNLQAEVHPRGKPIQGGWLSSRFGWRNDPFTGKKDYHKGVDFAGKEGSDVMAVGSGVVTWAGDRYGYGNLVEVTHGNGYVTRYGHCKEITVNVGDTVKKGQLIATMGSTGRSTGPHVHFEVILDSKTVNPSKYLKVAG, from the coding sequence ATGAATATCCTGCTGGTTTCCAAACAATCCGGACGCTCCAAATGCCTCGAGCTGGGCGGCCATGCCTTTCTTGCCCTGGTGGTTTTCGCCGTTGCGCTTCCTGTAACGGGCCTCTATGCCGGCTATCGTCTCGGGACGGAGCATGGCACCAGTCAGATTCTCGCCCAGGGTCTCGAACAGGAGATTGCCGAACAGCGGGCCCAGGTGGCGGAGGCCTCCCGCACCGCCGAGGAGAATCTCAACGCCCTCACACTGCGGCTGGGGCAGATGCAGGCCCACGTGATTCGTCTCGATGCGCTGGGGCAACGCCTCACCCGGATCGGGGGACTGGACAACGGTGAGTTCGATTTCAGTAGCCTGCCGGCCCAGGGTGGTCCCGAAGGCGATTTTGAACAGACGGCACTTTCGGTACCCGATTTCATGAGCCAACTGGATGAACTCTCTCAACAGTTGGAGAGTCGTGATCGCCAACTCACGGTGCTGGAAACCCTGCTGATGAATCGGAATCTCCAGGCTGAGGTGCATCCGAGGGGAAAGCCCATCCAGGGAGGATGGCTCTCTTCGCGCTTCGGGTGGCGTAACGACCCCTTTACCGGTAAGAAGGACTACCATAAGGGCGTCGATTTTGCCGGTAAGGAAGGCTCTGATGTGATGGCGGTTGGTTCCGGCGTGGTGACATGGGCAGGCGATCGCTACGGATACGGCAATCTGGTCGAGGTGACCCATGGCAATGGCTACGTGACCCGTTACGGTCACTGTAAGGAAATCACGGTTAACGTCGGGGATACGGTGAAAAAGGGCCAGTTGATCGCCACCATGGGCAGTACCGGTCGTTCCACCGGACCCCATGTGCACTTCGAGGTCATTCTCGATAGCAAAACCGTTAATCCATCCAAGTACCTGAAGGTGGCGGGCTAG
- a CDS encoding type II secretion system F family protein: MAEAAKQDTFIWEGTDRSGKRVSGESAGRNVTLVKANLRRQGVNPSKVRKKPKPLFGGQSKKKITPKDIALFSRQLATMMSSGVPLVQSFEIIGRGHENPSMRELVGAIKADVEGGNNLAAALQKHPDQFDRLTCNLVHAGEQAGILEDLLDKISTYKEKTEAIKSKVKKALFYPTAVLAVAFIITAILLIFVIPVFEDVFSSFGGELPALTLAVIGLSEVFQKWWWAIFGATGLLIYAFVQAKKKSRAVQEAMDKISLKIPVIGDILNKAAIARYARTLSTMFAAGVPLVEALESVAGAVGNVVYGNAVLAMRNEVSTGTSLTDAMTHTNVFPNMVVQMTSIGEEAGSVDQMLGKVADFYEQEVDDAVDSLSSLLEPLIMAILGVLIGTLVIAMYLPIFKMGEVV; the protein is encoded by the coding sequence ATGGCTGAAGCTGCCAAGCAGGACACCTTTATCTGGGAAGGTACCGATCGCAGTGGCAAACGGGTCAGCGGAGAGAGTGCAGGCCGCAACGTGACTCTGGTCAAGGCGAATCTTCGGCGGCAGGGCGTCAATCCTTCCAAGGTCCGGAAGAAACCGAAACCACTGTTCGGGGGACAATCCAAAAAGAAGATTACCCCCAAGGATATCGCCCTCTTCAGCCGGCAACTGGCGACCATGATGTCCTCCGGAGTTCCGCTCGTACAATCCTTCGAGATCATCGGACGAGGGCACGAAAACCCCAGTATGCGAGAGCTGGTCGGGGCGATTAAAGCGGATGTGGAGGGCGGCAACAACCTGGCGGCTGCGCTGCAAAAGCATCCCGATCAGTTCGATCGGTTAACGTGTAATCTGGTCCATGCCGGCGAACAGGCCGGCATCCTGGAGGACCTGCTGGACAAGATATCGACCTATAAGGAGAAGACGGAGGCAATCAAATCGAAGGTCAAAAAAGCACTCTTTTATCCCACTGCAGTACTCGCCGTCGCTTTTATCATTACCGCCATCCTTCTGATATTCGTCATCCCGGTATTTGAAGATGTATTCAGCAGTTTCGGTGGCGAGCTTCCCGCCCTGACGCTAGCGGTTATCGGACTTTCCGAGGTTTTCCAGAAGTGGTGGTGGGCAATCTTCGGGGCAACCGGTCTCCTCATTTACGCCTTTGTACAGGCCAAGAAGAAATCACGCGCCGTCCAGGAGGCGATGGACAAGATCTCACTCAAGATACCGGTAATCGGCGATATCCTGAACAAGGCGGCCATCGCCCGATATGCCCGCACGCTGTCGACCATGTTTGCCGCGGGCGTCCCGCTCGTGGAAGCGCTGGAGTCGGTCGCCGGGGCCGTGGGCAATGTGGTCTACGGTAATGCCGTTTTGGCGATGCGCAACGAAGTCTCCACGGGTACCTCACTTACCGATGCCATGACCCATACCAATGTCTTCCCCAACATGGTGGTGCAGATGACCTCCATCGGCGAAGAGGCCGGCTCGGTGGATCAGATGCTCGGCAAGGTCGCGGATTTTTATGAACAGGAGGTCGATGATGCGGTCGATTCGCTGAGCAGCCTGCTCGAGCCGCTCATCATGGCCATTCTCGGTGTCCTTATCGGTACACTGGTCATCGCCATGTACCTGCCCATCTTCAAGATGGGTGAGGTCGTTTGA